In the genome of Cuculus canorus isolate bCucCan1 chromosome 26, bCucCan1.pri, whole genome shotgun sequence, one region contains:
- the ANK1 gene encoding ankyrin-1 isoform X8, giving the protein MVVELLHKEIVLETTTKKGNTALHIAALAGQQDVVRELVNYGANVNAQSQKGFTPLYMAAQENHLEVVKFLLENGANQNVATEDGFTPLAVALQQGHENVVAHLINYGTKGKVRLPALHIAARNDDTRTAAVLLQNDPNADVLSKTGFTPLHIAAHYENLSVAQLLLNRGASVNFTPQNGITPLHIASRRGNIIMVRLLLDRGAQIETRTKDELTPLHCAARNGHVRIAEILLDHGAPIQAKTKNGLSPIHMAAQGDHLDCVRLLLQYSAEIDDITLDHLTPLHVAAHCGHHRVAKLLVEKGAKPNSRALNGFTPLHIACKKNHIRVMELLLKTGASIDAVTESGLTPLHVAAFMGHLPIVKTLLQRGASPNVSNVKVETPLHMAARAGHVDVAKYLLQNKAKANAKAKDDQTPLHCAARIGHNGMVRLLLENDANPNLATTAGHTPLHITAREGHVDTALTLLEKGASQTCMTKKGFTPLHVAAKYGKVDVAELLLARDAHPNAAGKNGLTPLHVAVHHNNLEIVKLLLPNGSSPHSSAWNGYTPLHIAAKQNQMEVASSLLQYGASANAESVQGVTPLHLASQEGHADMVALLFSKQANGDLGNKSGLTPLHLVAQEGHVQVADVLVKHGVTVDATTRMGYTPLHVASHYGNSKLVKFLLQHQADVNAKTKLGYTPLHQAAQQGHTDVVTLLLKHGASPNEISTNGTTPLAIAKRLGYISVTDVLKIVTEETDIPSVGDKHRMSFPETVDEILDVSEDEGTAHVTVMEEELITPKPRTLDPRDQEGKKEILDFMTMTTLEHTMESPAVLPVPCIPPETVVTRAEETEQVGPVETEAEQVSLLHAPSVSPQEPSKEFDEDSLIPSSPATETSDNISPVASPVHTGFLVSFMVDARGGSMRGSRHHGLRVVIPPRACAAPTRITCRLVKPQKLPSPPTLAEEEGLTSRIIALGPAGAQFLSPVIVEIPHFASYGRGDRELVVLRSENGSVWKEHRNRYEESYIDQLLNGMDEELESQEELEKKRVCRIITTDFPLYFVVMSRICQDCDMIGPEGGCLKNTLVPMVQATFPETAVTKRVRLALQAQPVPDELVTKLLGNQATFSPIVTVEPRRRKFHRPIGLRIPLPPSWKDNPRDSGEGDTTSLRLLCSVIGGTAQAQWEDITGTTKLVYENECANFTTNVSARFWLADCPRTAEAVHFATMLYKELTAIPYMAKFVVFAKMNDAREGRLRCYCMTDDKVDKTLEQHENFTEVARSRDIEVVEGMPLHVELSGNLVPVKKATQPRTFLFQSFRENRLAIPIKVRDSSREASGSLSFLRKAMKYEDLQHVLCHLNITIPPCTKGSGTEERRRTLTPLSLRERYSILSETSFGSLSSTDKAEQKMVDIAEQLGLSWAELARELQFGVDDINRIRVENPNSLLEQSMALLNLWLSREGKDVKIENLYTALRNIDRGEIINTLEGSSRQSRSLKGSWRYTERDYSLSPSQMNGYASLQDELLSPASLHYALPSPLRADQYWNEVAIMDAIPMAATEQDALMEMSDIQVWSSGLTPSLVTAEDSSLECSKAEDSDATSEGRFPGQLLADAHGPDHMGSMDLVEDDTVDSDAMNGLIDLLEQEEGQRPEGKMPTSDRQPGTGEHDPESEVSFVSAQQKVQARITASPTVSHVVEKSTDRLRDWNAEGSFISCLQDLTAGSWQEGVTRRLFPTHTAASGAQGQEQEQVLVQAVELMRVSSAEDSDWQPQRPAGGWQEEADSRFFGQGNEVLHLPGEQVTEEQFTDDQGNIVTKKVIRKVVRHLGPGDTGDRHEQEELILESSLQEPRDLEVEDDHFMKYSILHRDGLGPKEEVRVRVPKPEVSGGRMGAQIVKRASLKRGKQ; this is encoded by the exons ATGGTGGTGGAGCTGCTGCACAAGGAGATCGTTTTGGAGACGACGACCAAG aaaggaaacacagccctgcacaTTGCTGCTCTGGCTGGACAACAGGATGTGGTCCGGGAACTGGTGAACTACGGGGCCAATGTCAATGCGCAGTCACAG AAAGGCTTCACACCCCTCTACATGGCAGCGCAGGAAAACCACCTGGAAGTTGTCAAGTTCTTGCTGGAAAATGGAGCCAACCAGAACGTAGCCACAGAG GATGGCTTCACGCCGCTGGCCGTAGCTCTGCAGCAAGGACATGAGAACGTGGTTGCTCACCTCATCAACTACGGGACGAAGGGGAAGGTGCGCCTGCCCGCCCTGCACATCGCAGCCCGCAACGATGACACTCgcacagctgctgtgctgctgcagaatgACCCCAATGCTGACGTCCTCTCCAAG ACTGGATTTACCCCCTTGCACATTGCTGCCCACTACGAGAATCTCAGTGTGGCTCAATTACTGCTGAACCGTGGAGCCAGCGTCAACTTCACCCCCCAG AATGGGATCACCCCCCTGCACATCGCCTCCCGCCGCGGCAACATCATCATGGTACGTCTGCTGCTGGACCGCGGCGCACAGATAGAGACGAGGACCAAG GACGAGCTGACCCCTCTCCACTGCGCAGCTCGCAATGGACACGTGCGCATTGCAGAAATCCTGCTGGACCACGGGGCTCCTATCCAAGCCAAAACCAAG AACGGCTTGTCGCCGATCCACATGGCAGCGCAGGGTGACCACCTGGACTGCGTGCGCCTGCTCCTGCAATACAGCGCCGAGATCGACGACATCACCCTGGACCACCTAACGCCGCTGCACGTGGCTGCACACTGCGGGCATCACCGAGTGGCCAAGCTGCTGGTGGAGAAGGGGGCCAAGCCCAACTCCCGAGCCCTG AATGGCTTCACACCCCTCCATATCGCCTGCAAGAAGAACCACATCCGagtgatggagctgctgctgaagacGGGTGCCTCCATCGATGCCGTCACGGAG TCTGGCCTGACCCCTCTCCACGTGGCTGCCTTCATGGGGCACCTGCCCATTGTCAAGACCTTGCTTCAGCGTGGAGCCTCTCCTAACGTGTCCAACGTG AAGGTGGAGACGCCCCTACACATGGCAGCCAGAGCTGGGCACGTCGATGTGGCGAAGTACCTGCTGCAGAACAAAGCCAAAGCCAACGCCAAGGCCAAG GACGACCAGACTCCTCTGCACTGTGCTGCACGCATCGGCCACAACGGCATGGTCAGGCTCCTGCTGGAGAACGACGCCAACCCCAATCTGGCTACGACAGCGGGGCACACGCCCCTGCACATCACCGCCAGAGAGGGGCACGTGGACACGGCGCTGACGCTGCTGGAGAAGGGCGCCTCGCAGACCTGCATGACCAAG AAAGGATTTACCCCTCTCCACGTTGCAGCCAAGTACGGGAAGGTAGAcgtggcagagctgctgctggcgcGTGACGCTCACCCCAACGCGGCAGGGAAG aaCGGCCTGACCCCGCTGCACGTGGCCGTGCACCACAACAACCTGGAGATCGTCAAACTGCTGCTTCCCAACGGGAGCTCACCCCACAGCTCAGCCTGG aaTGGGTACACCCCCCTGCACATCGCAGCCAAGCAGAACCAGATGGAGGTGGCCAGCAGCTTGCTGCAGTACGGGGCTTCGGCCAACGCCGAGTCTGTGCAGGGCGTCACCCCGCTACACCTGGCTTCCCAGGAGGGCCACGCAGATATGGTGGCACTGCTTTTCTCCAAACAAGCCAACGGTGACCTGGGCAACAAG AGTGGCCTGACTCCTCTCCATCTCGTGGCTCAAGAGGGGCATGTGCAGGTTGCTGATGTTCTGGTGAAACACGGAGTCACAGTGGATGCAACGACCCGG ATGGGCTACACCCCGCTGCATGTGGCCAGCCACTACGGGAACAGCAAGCTGGTGAAGTTTTTGCTGCAGCACCAGGCTGATGTCAATGCCAAGACTAAG ctgggctACACCCCTCTGCaccaagcagcacagcagggccACACGGACGTCGTGACGCTGCTGCTGAAGCACGGTGCCTCTCCCAACGAGATCAGCACG AATGGCACCACTCCTCTGGCCATCGCGAAGCGGCTCGGCTACATTTCTGTCACAGACGTGCTCAAGATCGTCACAGAGGAAACGGACATCCCG TCAGTTGGTGACAAGCACCGTATGAGCTTCCCGGAGACTGTAGACGAGATTCTGGACGTGTCAGAGGATGAAg GCACTGCTCATGTCACAGTAATGG AGGAGGAGCTGATCACACCAAAGCCCAGGACACTCGATCCCAGGGACCAGGAGGGCAAGAAGGAGATACTGGACTTCATGACCATGACGACACTGGAGCACAC GATGGAGTCTCCAGCTGTCCTACCGGTCCCTTGCATCCCACCGGAGACTGTGGTGACCAGAGCAGAAGAGACTGAGCAGGTAGGACCTGTGGAGACAGAAGCTGAGCAAGTCAGTCTGCTGCATGCACCCTCGGTGTCCCCCCAGGAG CCCTCCAAGGAGTTCGATGAGGACTCTCTGATCCCCAGCAGCCCCGCCACCGAGACCTCGGATAACATCAGCCCGGTGGCCAGCCCCGTGCACACAGG GTTCCTGGTGAGCTTCATGGTGGATGCCCGCGGCGGCTCCATGCGTGGCAGCAGGCACCACGGACTGCGTGTGGTCATCCCGCCCCGCGCCTGCGCCGCACCAACCCGCATCACCTGCCGCCTGGTGAAGCCCCAAAAGTTGCCTTCACCCCCGACgctggcagaggaggagggtCTGACCAGCCGGATCATCGCCCTGGGGCCTGCCGGCGCCCAGTTCCTCAG ccccgTCATTGTGGAGATCCCACACTTTGCCTCGTATGGGCGCGGAGACCGCGAGCTGGTGGTGCTGCGCAGCGAGAATGGCTCTGTCTGGAAGGAGCACCGCAACCGCTATGAGGAGAGCTACATCGACCAGCTGCTCAACGGCATGGATGAGG AGCTGGAGagccaggaggagctggagaagaagagggtCTGCCGCATCATCACCACCGACTTCCCTCTCTACTTCGTGGTCATGTCGCGGATTTGCCAGGATTGTGATATGATCGGCCCCGAGGGAGGATGTTTGAAAAACACGCTGGTGCCCATGGTACAGGCGACCTTCCCAGAGACCGCCGTCACCAAGAGAGTGAGGCTGGCCCTGCAG GCGCAGCCCGTGCCTGACGAACTGGTGACCAAGCTGCTGGGGAACCAGGCGACCTTCAGCCCCATCGTCACGGTGGAACCACGCCGGAGGAAGTTCCACCGCCCCATCGGCCTCCGCATCCCACTGCCACCATCCTGGAAGGACAATCCCCGAGACAGCGGCGAGGGTGACACTACCAGCCTGCGCCTGCTATGCAGTGTGATCG gagggacAGCCCAAGCCCAGTGGGAAGACATAACGGGCACCACGAAGCTGGTCTATGAAAATGAGTGCGCTAACTTTACCACCAATGTCTCTGCCAG GTTCTGGCTGGCCGACTGCCCGCGCACAGCCGAGGCCGTGCACTTCGCCACGATGTTGTACAAAGAGCTGACGGCCATCCCTTACATGGCCAAATTCGTGGTGTTTGCCAAGATGAATGATGCACGGGAAGGCCGGCTGCGCTGCTACTGCATGACTGATGACAAGGTCGACAAGACTTTAGAGCAACACGAGAACTTCACTGAGGTGGCCCGTAGCAGGGACATCGAG GTGGTGGAGGGGATGCCTCTGCATGTCGAGCTCTCAGGGAACCTGGTCCCTGTCAAGAAGGCTACTCAGCCCCGCACCTTCCTGTTCCAGTCCTTCCGGGAGAACCGTCTCGCCATCCCCATCAAG GTTCGGGACAGCAGCCGGGAAGCCAGTGGCTCCCTGTCTTTCTTGCGCAAGGCCATGAAGTACGAGGACCTCCAGCATGTGCTCTGCCACCTGAACATCACCATACCACCCTGCACCAAG GGAAGCGGCACTGAGGAGCGGAGGAGGACCCTGACGCCGTTGTCTCTACGGGAGCGATATAGCATCCTCAGCGAGACCAGTTTCG gctctcTGAGCAGCACAGACAAGGCAGAGCAGAAGATGGTTGACATAGCAGAACAGTTGGGCCTCAGCTGGGCTG AGCTGGCACGTGAGCTGCAGTTTGGGGTGGACGACATCAACAGGATACGTGTGGAGAATCCCAActccctgctggagcagagcatggCTTTACTCAACCTCTGGCTCAGCCGCGAGGGGAAGGATGTCAAGA TCGAGAATCTGTACACGGCCCTGAGGAACATCGACCGTGGTGAGATCATCAACACGCTGGAGGGCTCCAGCCGGCAGAGCCGCAGCCTGAAGGGCAGCTGGCGCTACACGGAGAGAGACTACTCCCTCTCGCCATCCCAGATGAATG GTTACGCTTCGCTGCAGGACGAGCTGCTGTCCCCCGCCTCCCTGCATTACGCGCTGCCATCCCCACTGCGTGCCGACCAGTACTGGAATGAGGTGGCCATCATGGATGCTATCCCCATGGCTGCCACCGAGCAGGACGCCCTTATGGAGATGTCTGACATACAGGTGTGGTCCTCTGGGCTCACCCCCTCGCTGGTGACTGCTGAGGACTCCTCTCTGGAGTGCAGCAAGGCCGAGGACTCGGATGCCACAAGCGAAGGCCGGTTCCCCGGGCAGCTTCTAGCAGACGCGCATGGCCCAGACCACATGGGCTCTATGGACCTGGTTGAGGATGACACAGTGGACTCAGATGCCATGAATGGCCTGATTGACCTTCtagagcaggaggaggggcaGAGGCCAGAGGGGAAGATGCCAACCAGTGATCGCCAGCCAGGGACTGGGGAGCACGACCCGGAGAGTGAAGTCTCTTTTGTTTCAGCTCAGCAGAAGGTTCAAGCCAGGATCACAGCATCACCCACCGTTAGCCACGTCGTGGAGAAGAGCACAGACAG GCTGAGGGACTGGAATGCAGAAGGCTCCTTTATCTCCTGCCTACAGGACCTGACAGCGGGCTCCTGGCAGGAGGGGGTCACCCGAAGGCTGTTCCCGACGCACACCGCGGCCTCTGGGGCACAGGGCCAGGAGCAAGAGCAGGTCCTGGTGCAGGCTGTAGAGCTGATGCGGGTCAGCTCTGCCGAGGACAGCGACTGGCAGCCCCAGCGCCCCGCGGGTggctggcaggaggaggcagaCAGCCGCTTCTTTGGCCAG GGCAACGAGGTCCTTCATCTCCCTGGAGAGCAAGTGACCGAGGAGCAGTTCACAGACGATCAAGGCAATATCGTCACCAAGAAG GTCATCCGGAAGGTGGTGCGTCACCTGGGCCCTGGTGACACAGGTGACAGGCATGAGCAGGAGGAGCTGATTCTGGAGAGCTCCCTGCAGGAGCCCCGAGACCTGGAGGTTGAGGATGATCACTTCATGAAATACTCCATCCTGCACCGGGACGGGCTGGGGCCCAAG GAGGAGGTGCGAGTGCGTGTCCCGAAACCAGAGGTCTCCgggggcaggatgggggctCAGATAGTGAAACGAGCCAGCCTGAAAAGGGGGAAGCAGTGA